The Plasmodium berghei ANKA genome assembly, chromosome: 8 genome has a segment encoding these proteins:
- a CDS encoding P-type ATPase, putative, whose translation MLNGLQKLSKKLIDWISVKIKGKNNENRIYLISNFEINKEDHELYLKNAQKKLEEEHLNIDIIHGINHRNEIRTAKYKIYTFLPLIVFFQFLRLGNLYFLSISALQLIPEITDSKGMPTYLIPLVFIIVLSMIKEFFEDWQRHKSDNEENSKKTMVFENGILKEKKWADIKNGDVVKIFAYEYFPADLIVLNCSNKKGIVNIETKNVDGESNVKHKYCLSEISKYFKHDKYAGHCRVELISERPNDDIFDYSGHIILPPLQFKNKNGDLVRFYDKQNSINRESQNPGMETQKEKPNTNVTMEKGKIHINDKIQNENDLKRSNEKKYETTHMKTKKENNQNGEQIEEGENENKNIININIDNLVLRGTSLVNTKWIYGLVINTGNRTKLMRNASTKSREKWSRLEFVYGNHVIVLIMCQIFISFIVAIGGVLWMRKQGYNLWYLNLYYNSDSLKTFFITIGSMILLFGSFIPVDLLLIWEVVRLLQGYLINWDNDMCSKKTGRYALSKAGQLLEEMGNVTHIYSDKTGTLTQNVMQLQNIGLGNKGVYGFYDFSDIKETIVDKKKKEIVKNNNKIDENRKINRHNNGEHMNSIDFQYEDSSNTSKSENDDINDSHKIGNADAVNNYCEDDNNNYLDKQNIYIKETEKEKDDENWVISKNKMKGDSPHNKSMSYMIDPLNWSKTSINPHKIKRKHIRLNSLSHNEAITNIYSENDFVRGENEFVFFNRVLFVNKIYSIRKETEDQIYFLLLVLSLCHSAMIRNVDIDDMDIESSDDDTSIDNDDKDIEGADKNRKKKNNSNEKMKIYDKETKINYTYLTPEQPQYDASSPDELALISTSLYLGCEFINRPNLRTIEIELTSSFAQRFILGEKCYNNFMKKKSYYEDNFDTYFPNACINKEGKKESKRGKNLMKNNNNNNTNAKDISNSFHMSIPIRNMFISNKMNTKELIKNEQKEREKMLYKKIVPILSFEILDVFPFDNVRKRMSLIVKNEKDEIFMLIKGADTSVLKLASKNQKHIVDHVEYQLNAFATSGLRTLVLGYKHLTKEEFKIMYTKHIENRRKYELLKDDTYLQNFYDEFENNLLIIGCTGIDDKLQDDVPQVIQDLRDAGITICVLTGDKLETAINIGHSINILNKHTYNAVFTETDSNVLLEQINTHEKNTNAANLLNADHSTKWWNSVNWEHLNLDLRSETILNFMKTNFFNSVKKNVISHQTMVDLKNDKHLSSSVLEKQEKVYSSFLESRESFGNVKSSSESIGMCIKMRKSDDLDNDNHEVDSDSACKLKDKMHYSQFSITITGESLDVIMKNKILKIKFYTLARSASTLIACRVTPKQKALFVKENSAFNPRGTSLAIGDGANDVGMILMANVGVGIAGKEGLQAARSSDFTIGEFKYLKKLLFVHGRESLRRNSFLVYFCIFRNVSFCLCSMILIFWTGYSATDAWNPWTKQIINIAFTSLPVIFFVALDKQLPHNILLNNPLLYETSPSTLWPIYANKKIYYYTRKIKNYCKKFTNFFLLPFKYIPYFQKYVEKIKSWIGKRSKPEKFRSYGTHFLLIYLLFAIWLAAVETIIILHFSTGQDHSIFHNDRSVDVDFNTFSQMLYTHHVIAVNAVVALMINTWFVISHVVLWFEIIVTLLFWFVISNIKVFLDIVGADELHGTFEKAHSSSSYYMSTIISLYTSMLPLLILMTYQFMKKPTMEQIVLEQINMGKFEGLRKCQIKKLAYIDSQSGSNYFAHKGFAFAVEAKGAFWGLVQKAIYKIKIPISMDENSFLMLKKKT comes from the coding sequence ATGCTGAACGGACTACAAAAGTTATCAAAGAAGTTGATAGATTGGATATcagtaaaaataaaagggaaaaataatgagaaccggatttatttaatctctaattttgaaataaataaagaagatCATGAGttgtatttaaaaaatgccCAGAAAAAATTGGAAGAAGaacatttaaatattgaTATAATACATGGAATAAACCATCGAAATGAGATTAGGACGgctaaatataaaatatacactTTTTTACCtcttattgtttttttccaatttttaAGATTAggtaatttatattttttatcgaTATCGGCGTTACAACTAATACCTGAAATAACAGATTCAAAAGGAATGCCCACATATTTAATTCCATTAGTTTTTATAATAGTTCTATCTATGATTAAAGAATTTTTTGAAGATTGGCAAAGACATAAATCGgataatgaagaaaattctaaaaaaacaatggtttttgaaaatggaattttaaaagaaaaaaaatgggcagacataaaaaatggtgatgtagttaaaatatttgcatATGAATATTTCCCTGCTGATTTAATTGTGTTAAATTgctcaaataaaaaaggtatagttaatattgaaacaaaaaatgtagaTGGAGAATCTAATGTGAAGCACAAATATTGCTTATCGGAAATatctaaatattttaagcATGATAAATATGCAGGACATTGCAGAGTTGAGTTAATAAGTGAAAGACCCAATGATGATATTTTCGATTATAGTGGGCATATTATATTACCTCCTTTACagttcaaaaataaaaatggggATTTGGTTCGATTTTATGACAAGCAAAATAGTATAAATAGAGAAAGTCAAAATCCCGGCATGGAAACCCAAAAAGAAAAACCCAACACTAATGTTACAATggaaaaaggaaaaattcatataaatgacaaaatacaaaatgaaaacgATTTAAAACGTtctaatgaaaaaaaatatgaaacaACTCAtatgaaaacaaaaaaggAGAATAACCAAAATGGCGAACAAATCGAAGAAGGAGAAAATGagaacaaaaatataattaatataaatatagacaATTTAGTATTAAGAGGTACATCACTTGTAAACACAAAATGGATATATGGACTAGTTATAAACACTGGGAATAGAACAAAATTAATGCGAAATGCGTCAACTAAATCAAGAGAAAAATGGTCACGGCTTGAATTTGTATATGGCAATCATGTAATTGTATTAATTATGTgtcaaatatttatttcttttattgtAGCTATAGGGGGGGTTTTATGGATGCGAAAACAAGGATATAATTTATggtatttaaatttatattacaaTTCTGATAgtttaaaaacattttttattacaataGGTTCTATGATTCTTTTGTTTGGCTCATTTATACCAGTTGATTTATTACTGATATGGGAAGTAGTGAGATTATTACAAggatatttaattaattggGATAACGATATGTGTAGTAAAAAAACAGGAAGATATGCATTAAGTAAAGCTGGACAATTGTTAGAGGAAATGGGGAATGTAACTCACATATATTCAGATAAAACAGGAACATTAACACAAAATGTTATGcaattacaaaatattgGCTTAGGGAATAAGGGGGTATATGGATTTTATGATTTTAGTGACATTAAAGAAACCATtgttgataaaaaaaaaaaagaaatagtaaaaaacaataataaaatagatgAAAAcaggaaaataaatagaCACAATAATGGTGAACATATGAATTCCATTGATTTTCAATATGAAGACAGTTCTAACACAAGCAAAAGTGAAAATGACGACATTAATGATTCACATAAAATTGGGAATGCAGATGCAGTTAATAACTATTGTGaagatgataataataattaccTTGATAAgcaaaacatatatataaaagagacagaaaaagagaaagatgatgaaaattgggtaatatcaaaaaataaaatgaaggGAGATTCACCACATAATAAAAGCATGTCTTATATGATAGATCCATTGAATTGGTCGAAAACATCTATAAACCCtcataaaattaaaaggaAACATATACGTTTAAATAGTTTATCTCATAACGAAGctattacaaatatatattcagaAAATGATTTTGTGAGGGGAGAAAAtgaatttgttttttttaaccgagtattatttgttaataaaatatatagcatAAGAAAAGAAACAGAGgatcaaatttattttttgttactGGTTCTGAGTTTATGCCATAGTGCCATGATAAGAAATGTAGATATCGATGACATGGATATTGAAAGTAGCGATGATGATACGAGCATTgataatgatgataaagATATCGAAGGTGCCGATAAgaatcgaaaaaaaaaaaataatagcaatgaaaaaatgaaaatatacgataaagaaacaaaaattaattacaCATACCTAACACCAGAGCAACCACAATATGATGCAAGCTCACCTGATGAACTTGCGTTAATTAGCACATCATTATATCTAGGATGCgaatttataaatagaCCAAATTTAAGAACTATTGAAATTGAACTAACATCATCTTTTGCCCAAAGATTTATTTTAGGGGAAAAATgctataataattttatgaaaaaaaaaagttattatGAAGATAATTTTGACACATATTTCCCCAACGCATgcataaataaagaagGAAAAAAGGAATCTAAACGTGGTAAAAAtcttatgaaaaataataacaataataataccaACGCAAAAGATATTAGTAACAGTTTTCATATGTCTATACCGATTagaaatatgtttatatctAATAAGATGAATACTAAAGAGCTcattaaaaatgaacaaaaagaaagagaaaaaatgctatataaaaaaattgttccAATTTTATCTTTTGAAATATTAGATGTTTTTCCTTTTGATAATGTTAGAAAAAGAATGTCattaattgtaaaaaatgagaaagatgaaatatttatgttaatAAAGGGTGCGGATACAAGTGTATTAAAATTAGCTTCAAAAAATCAAAAGCATATTGTTGATCATGTAGAATATCAATTAAATGCGTTTGCTACATCTGGTCTTAGAACTTTAGTGTTAGGATATAAACATTTAACAAAAGaagaatttaaaataatgtataCTAAACATATAGAAAATAGAAGGAAATACGAGTTATTAAAAGATGATacatatttacaaaatttttatgatgaatttgaaaataatttactaATTATTGGGTGTACTGGTATTGATGATAAATTGCAAGATGATGTTCCTCAAGTTATACAAGATCTACGAGATGCAGGTATAACTATATGTGTGTTAACTGGGGATAAATTAGAAACAGCAATAAATATAGGGCATTcgattaatatattaaataagcATACATATAATGCTGTGTTTACAGAAACAGATAGTAATGTTTTATTAGAACAAATTAACAcacatgaaaaaaatactaatgCTGCAAATTTGTTAAATGCTGATCATAGCACAAAGTGGTGGAATAGTGTTAATTGGGAACATTTAAATTTAGATCTAAGATCTgaaacaattttaaattttatgaaaacgaatttttttaattctgtaaaaaaaaatgtaatcTCACACCAAACTATGGTTGATTTGAAAAATGATAAGCATCTCTCCTCATCAGTATTAGAAAAACAAGAAAAAGTTTATAGCTCCTTTTTGGAATCCCGTGAATCATTTGGAAACGTTAAGAGCAGCTCTGAAAGTATAGGAATGTGtataaaaatgagaaaGAGTGATGATCTTGATAATGATAATCATGAGGTTGATAGTGATAGTGCCTGTAAGCTCAAAGACAAAATGCACTATTCGCAATTTTCTATAACAATCACAGGGGAATCTCTTGAtgtaataatgaaaaataaaatattaaaaataaaattttataccTTGGCTAGAAGTGCATCTACTCTTATAGCTTGCAGAGTAACCCCTAAACAAAAAGCATTATTTGTTAAGGAAAATTCAGCATTTAATCCAAGAGGAACTTCATTAGCTATTGGAGATGGGGCTAATGATGTAGGTATGATTTTAATGGCAAATGTTGGCGTAGGTATAGCTGGAAAAGAAGGCTTACAAGCTGCTAGATCTTCTGATTTTACTATTGGtgaatttaaatatttaaaaaaattattatttgtgcATGGTAGAGAATCGTTACGGAGGAATTCCTTTTtggtatatttttgtatttttcgTAATGTTAGCTTTTGCTTATGTTCCatgattttaatattttggaCGGGATATAGTGCTACTGATGCTTGGAATCCATGGacaaaacaaattattaatatagcATTTACTTCTTTAcctgttatattttttgtagcTTTAGATAAGCAATTAccacataatatattattaaataatccattattatatgaaacaTCCCCATCTACGTTATGGCCTATTTATGCTAATAAAAAGATTTACTATTATAcgagaaaaataaaaaattattgtaaaaaatttacgaatttttttttattaccatttaaatatataccatattttcaaaaatatgttgaaaaaattaaatcatGGATTGGGAAAAGATCAAAACCTGAAAAGTTTCGTTCTTACGGtactcattttttattgatttACTTATTATTTGCAATTTGGTTAGCTGCTGTTGaaacaattattatattgcaTTTTTCTACTGGACAAGACCATTCTATATTTCACAATGATCGCAGTGTAGATGTAGATTTTAACACATTTTCACAGATGTTATATACCCACCATGTTATTGCCGTTAATGCAGTAGTGGCTTTGATGATAAATACATGGTTTGTCATATCTCATGTTGTTTTATGGTTTGAAATAATTGTAACACTATTATTTTGGTTTGTAATAAGTAATATAAAAGTTTTTCTGGATATTGTTGGAGCAGACGAATTACATGGAACTTTTGAAAAAGCACACTCATCTAGTAGTTATTATATGTCTACAATTATATCCTTATATACATCTATGTTAccattattaatattaatgacATATCAATTTATGAAGAAACCAACAATGGAACAAATTGTCCTggaacaaataaatatgggAAAGTTTGAAGGATTAAGAAAGTgccaaattaaaaaattagcaTATATTGATAGTCAAAGTGgttcaaattattttgctCATAAAGGTTTTGCATTTGCAGTAGAGGCAAAAGGGGCTTTTTGGGGATTAGTACAAAAAgcaatttacaaaattaagATACCCATATCAATGGATGAAAATTCATTTCTTATgttgaaaaagaaaacataA
- a CDS encoding triosephosphate isomerase, putative gives MLKLFWGICIFLMITECMKHNYKNTNNLFNNHKINKKQFFIKSRLPLDKIKDNHIYDIKTWTKLGIKRYTNKKNNEIYSLINNKNINLETETGRKKIIIANWKCYLLKEEAYQLIDKLTQIKFSNYIDVIVSPNLLFLPYLHEKIKKNDSKISPCSQDVSLVNGLGAFTGETTASLLHEFGINYTIIGHSERKKSFFNVGENIEQTALKVYNAINSKLKVILCVGENYTSRECSFPFQKFRELLSLIKQKIPKEEIKNIVIAFEPRFAVGTGNPVSSSNLNNCCFGIRRAIFDEIDESTSKCIKIVYGGSITKSNVQDYIENTSIDGFLIGKCSIAETFIEIIKHVDNSHHV, from the exons atgttaaaattattttgggGGATATGCATTTTTCTAATGATCACTGAATGCATGaaacataattataaaaatacaaataactTATTTAACAaccataaaataaacaaaaaacaatttttcattaaatcAAGGTTACCACTAGATAAGATAAAAgataatcatatatatgatataaaaacatgGACAAAATTGGGAATAAAGCGCTATaccaataaaaaaaataatgagaTATATTCacttataaataacaaaaatataaatttagaGACAGAAACTGGgaggaaaaaaattatcatagCTAACTGGAAATGTTATTTGTTAAAAGAAGAAGCATATCAACTAATCGACAAATTAAcacaaattaaattttcaaattatattgATGTAATTGTATCcccaaatttattatttttacctTATCTtcatgaaaaaataaagaaaaacgATTCAAAAATATCCCCTTGTTCTCAAGATGTAAGTTTAGTAAATGGTTTAGGGGCGTTTACAGGGGAAACAACAGCAAGTTTGCTACATGAATTTGgaataaattatacaatAATAGGACATAgtgaaagaaaaaagagtttttttaatgttgGTGAAAACATTGAACAAACTGCATTGAAAGTATATAATGCAATTAATTCCAAGTTAAAAGTTATTTTATGTGTAGGAGAAAATTACACAAGTAGGGAATGCAGTTTCCCCTTTCAAAAATTTAGGGAATTGCTTTCT CTAATTAAGCAAAAAATCCCAAAagaagaaattaaaaatattgttataGCCTTTGAGCCCAGATTTGCTGTAGGAACTGGGAACCCTGTCTCATCGTCCAATCTAAACAATTGTTGTTTTG GTATAAGAAGAGCGATATTCGATGAAATTGATGAAAGTACAAGcaaatgtataaaaattgtttatggCGGATCTATAACAAAATCTAACGTGCAg GATTATATAGAAAACACTTCGATTGATGGTTTTCTAATTGGAAAATGTTCCATTGCCGAAACATTTATCGAGATAATAAAGCATGTTGATAATTCTCATCAtgtataa
- a CDS encoding cleavage and polyadenylation specificity factor, putative, translating into MVNYYNQTTVYIKVLGAGQTVGRSCVIVELENRRIMFDCGSHVGYKDERKYPNFNLLVGNSNLEGAPKIDEENNLNVEVNISIVNSNIADKEKLINNLKKINEMIDCVIISHFHMDHIGALPFFTEILQYKGTIIMSYPTKALSPVLLLDGCKISDMKWEKKNLEKQIKMLNEKSDDLLNYNINCLKKDPWNITEENIYNCINKVVGLQVNETYELGDISITPYYAGHVLGACMYRLEVNNISVIYTGDYNTIPDKHLGSTKIPVLTPEIFISESTYASYVRPTRKSSELELCNLVNECVHKGGKVLIPVFAIGRAQELSILLEEYWEKMKINCPIYFGCGLTENANKYYKIYSSWISNNCVSTEVKNLFDFSNISQFSNNYLNENRPMVLFATPGMLHTGLALKAFKAWASNPNNLIILPGYCVQGTIGHKLIMGEKKILLDGSTYIYVNCKIIYLSFSAHADSNGIQQLIKHVMPKNVIFVHGDKNGMEKLSKHISNQYHINSICPYMGQNCQFNFCKYNINYVYLDRNIYNNIIQKVELNKKKTSKGLYKNARQIKGAQVNILSSNGNIKIPFIAYILYRSINEKPLFFFLSESLLFKYLKKKHVPMIIWREGKYFDFDYMFDTKKKKKMNKINEKKENIKNVTDIIIEHYNATEEGNSNQQNENDNPNDIGDNNILLKNKSIMFNNYIQSDINIIENDKNSANDLSSSTEVRKRKFNEIREANSLSEEQYEHISINFSKVLKIAEHEEKYNNNINQENFENEHIKQPINNILLADNNKIKSSKMDCCDSKSFSILSNEDEKNITGELKGCLKSETNINFRNSFCFNIENIYNDSDKGNINDKEKKKQHVYIKDKENINLPLINLRFKEEINIAYHRFYNFVITFFQEIVKTENKNNICFLGKNIIVKNVKIHQNCFFFLSFHSLRAIHDGNNSLLMQWSYVDDAKSSVVRKFINCVIKYAQEE; encoded by the coding sequence ATGGTAAACTATTACAATCAAACCACTGTTTACATAAAAGTTCTTGGGGCGGGGCAAACAGTGGGAAGATCATGTGTGATAGTAGAACTCGAAAACAGACGAATTATGTTTGATTGTGGTTCACATGTAGGATATAAAGATGAAAGAAAATATCCCAACTTTAATTTATTGGTTGGGAATAGTAATTTGGAAGGAGCACCCAAAATTGATGAAGAGAACAATTTGAATGTCGAAGTAAATATAAGTATAGTTAATAGTAACATAGctgataaagaaaaattaataaataacttgaaaaaaattaatgaaatgATTGATTGTGTAATAATAAGTCATTTTCATATGGATCATATAGGAGCTTTACCATTTTTCACAGAAATATTACAATATAAAGGGACGATAATTATGAGTTATCCAACAAAAGCTCTTAGTCcagttttattattagatGGTTGTAAAATTAGTGATATGAaatgggaaaaaaaaaatttagaaaagcaaataaaaatgcttaatgaaaaatcggatgatttattaaactataatattaattgtttaaaaaaagatcCTTGGAATATTactgaagaaaatatatataattgcaTAAATAAAGTAGTTGGCTTACAAGTTAATGAAACTTATGAATTAGGTGATATATCTATTACACCATATTATGCGGGGCATGTTTTAGGGGCTTGTATGTACAGATTAGAAGTAAACAATATTAGTGTTATATATACAGGTGACTATAATACTATACCTGACAAACACTTAGGTAGTACTAAAATCCCAGTCTTAACAcctgaaatatttatatctgAATCTACATATGCTTCTTATGTTAGACCAACTAGAAAATCATCTGAGCTAGAATTATGTAACCTAGTAAATGAATGTGTACATAAAGGTGGTAAAGTTTTAATTCCTGTATTTGCTATTGGTAGAGCCCAAGAattatctatattattagaaGAATATTgggaaaaaatgaaaataaattgccctatatattttggaTGTGGTTTAACAGAAaatgcaaataaatattataagaTTTATTCTTCATGGATTAGTAATAATTGTGTATCGACGGaagtaaaaaatttatttgatttttcaAACATTTCacaattttcaaataattatttaaatgaaaatagaCCTATGGTTTTATTTGCTACACCGGGGATGTTGCATACAGGCTTAGCATTAAAAGCTTTTAAAGCATGGGCCAGTAATCCCaacaatttaataattttgccTGGTTATTGTGTGCAAGGTACTATTGGgcataaattaattatgggagagaaaaaaatattattagatggaagcacatatatatatgttaattgtaaaataatttatttatctttttctGCGCATGCAGATTCTAATGGCATACAACAATTAATAAAGCATGTTATGccaaaaaatgttatatttgtacatggagataaaaatggaatggaaaaattatcaaaacATATATCTAATCAATATCATATTAATTCTATATGCCCATATATGGGACAAAATTGCCAATtcaatttttgtaaatataatataaattatgtttatttggatagaaacatatataataatattattcaaaaagttgaattaaataagaaaaaaacatcaaagggcttatataaaaatgctAGACAAATTAAAGGTGCTCaagttaatattttatcatccaatggaaatataaaaattccCTTTATTGCTTACATATTATATCGTTCTATTAATGAAAAgccattatttttttttctttctgAATCTCttttattcaaatatttgaagaaaaaacaTGTTCCAATGATTATTTGGCGTGAAGGCAAATACTTTGACTTTGATTATATGTTtgatacaaaaaaaaaaaaaaaaatgaacaaaattaatgaaaaaaaagaaaatataaaaaatgttaccGATATTATAATTGAACACTACAACGCAACAGAAGAAGGGAATAGTAACCAACAAAACGAAAACGATAATCCTAACGATATTggtgataataatattttattgaaaaaCAAATCTATTAtgtttaataattatatacaatCTGATATTAACATTAtcgaaaatgataaaaatagcGCTAACGATTTATCATCTTCAACTGAAGTACGAAAAAGAAAGTTTAATGAAATTAGAGAAGCAAATAGTTTGTCGGAAGAGCAGTATGAACATATTTctataaatttttcaaaagtGTTAAAAATCGCAGAACATGAagaaaaatacaataataatataaatcaggaaaattttgaaaatgaaCACATAAAACAAcctattaataatatacttttagctgataataacaaaattaaaagctCAAAAATGGATTGTTGTGATTCTAAAAGTTTTAGTATTCTTTCTAATGAAGATGAGAAGAATATTACAGGGGAGTTGAAAGGATGTTTAAAAAGTGAAACTAACATAAATTTTCGGAATAGTTTCTGTTtcaatatagaaaatatttataatgatAGTGATAAAGGCAATATTAATGATaaggagaaaaaaaaacagcatgtatatataaaggataaagaaaatataaatttgcctctaataaatttaagATTTAAAGAAGAAATTAATATAGCTTATCATCGTTTTTACAATTTCgttattacattttttcaagaaattgtaaaaactgaaaataaaaataacatatgttttttagggaaaaatattattgttaaaaatgttaaaattcatcaaaattgttttttctttttgtcCTTTCATTCATTAAGAGCAATTCATGATGGAAACAATTCCCTACTAATGCAATGGTCATATGTTGATGATGCCAAATCGTCAGTGGTTAggaaatttataaattgtGTTATAAAGTATGCTCAAGAAGAATAA
- a CDS encoding E3 ubiquitin-protein ligase RBX1, putative, with amino-acid sequence MINNIRSEEKEIFKVHKWSAVAAWSWDISVDNCAICRNHIMDLCIECQAKLNDHINDKDKKIDKENCTVAWGVCNHAFHLHCISRWIKARQVCPLDNTTWEFQKATT; translated from the coding sequence atgattaataatatacGATCTGaggaaaaagaaatattcaAAGTTCACAAATGGTCAGCAGTAGCGGCATGGTCTTGGGATATTAGTGTGGACAATTGCGCTATATGTAGAAACCATATAATGGATTTATGTATAGAATGCCAAGCTAAATTAAATGatcatataaatgataaggataaaaaaatcgaCAAAGAAAATTGTACCGTTGCTTGGGGTGTGTGTAATCATGCTTTTCATTTACATTGCATATCACGATGGATTAAAGCAAGACAAGTTTGCCCTTTAGATAATACTACTTGGGAATTCCAAAAAGCAACAacttaa